In a genomic window of bacterium:
- a CDS encoding creatininase family protein, whose translation MSLDFHTFNMGYLTYPDIQEYLRYKDIVMVPVASLEQHSYHCPLLTDTIGVVEITRRAAEEAKVLYTPEIWIGYSPHHLGPPGQGLGTITVRASTFLNMLYDVARSLIHHGFNKILFINGHASNMKIIDPLIRALKYDTGAWIGVYKPYAENYMGLVGDVLEGPPEETPGWHAGELETSQVLAYDERLVRMERAVKSERTKTPAFLPPEFLKKDGTPTVEFEGYTYFIFPMEHREFSDTGLIGNPFRATKEKGLESFKRFSGHLVRALREFEKVHVEVKNREFVNRVM comes from the coding sequence ATGAGCCTGGATTTTCACACTTTCAACATGGGCTATCTCACCTACCCGGACATCCAAGAGTATCTCAGATATAAGGACATCGTAATGGTCCCTGTGGCCAGTTTGGAGCAGCACTCTTACCACTGCCCGTTGCTTACTGACACCATCGGGGTAGTGGAGATCACCCGTCGAGCTGCTGAGGAGGCCAAGGTCCTTTACACACCCGAGATTTGGATTGGCTACAGTCCTCATCATCTGGGTCCTCCAGGGCAGGGTCTTGGCACAATAACAGTTCGGGCGTCGACATTCTTGAACATGCTCTATGACGTTGCTCGCTCTCTTATTCACCACGGATTCAACAAGATACTTTTTATCAACGGACACGCCTCCAATATGAAAATTATCGACCCTCTTATTAGAGCCTTGAAATATGACACAGGGGCATGGATCGGTGTGTACAAACCGTATGCAGAGAATTACATGGGTCTCGTGGGGGATGTTCTGGAAGGCCCTCCCGAGGAGACGCCAGGATGGCACGCCGGTGAGCTGGAGACTTCTCAGGTTCTTGCCTACGACGAACGGCTGGTGCGCATGGAGCGGGCCGTCAAGAGCGAGAGGACCAAGACTCCGGCCTTTCTTCCCCCTGAGTTTCTCAAAAAAGACGGCACCCCCACCGTAGAGTTTGAGGGATACACATACTTCATTTTTCCGATGGAACACCGAGAGTTCTCGGACACGGGCCTCATAGGCAACCCGTTTAGAGCCACCAAGGAGAAAGGATTGGAGTCGTTCAAGCGGTTCTCAGGCCACCTAGTGCGGGCCCTAAGGGAGTTCGAGAAGGTCCATGTAGAGGTCAAGAACCGTGAGTTTGTCAACCGGGTCATGTGA
- a CDS encoding creatininase family protein, which produces MSRAMNLSLPTYNMGHLTYLEIQEYLRHKDIVMVPVGSLEQHSYHLPLLTDTIGGMEIARRAGEKAKVLYTPEVWLGYSPHHMGPPGLGLGTITVRASTFQSIIYDVCRSLIHHGFNKILIVNDHGSNMKVIDPVIRAIKYDTGAWIGVSMLYVERYMGLVEDLLDGPPEETPGWHAGEYETSMILAHDERLVRMERAVKSERTKTPGYLPDSFMKKDGAPDVEFEGYHYFVFPMEHREFSDTGLIGNPLRGTREKGLEAYERFADHLVRALREFEKVKWEVREREFTRRALE; this is translated from the coding sequence TTGAGCAGAGCCATGAACCTGAGCCTTCCTACTTACAACATGGGTCACCTTACTTATCTTGAGATCCAGGAGTACCTCCGCCACAAGGACATCGTCATGGTCCCGGTGGGGAGCTTGGAACAGCACTCCTATCACCTACCGCTTCTCACGGACACCATCGGCGGCATGGAGATCGCCCGACGGGCCGGTGAAAAGGCCAAGGTTCTTTACACGCCGGAGGTCTGGCTGGGTTATAGCCCTCATCACATGGGCCCTCCGGGCCTGGGTCTGGGGACAATAACGGTGCGCGCCTCGACCTTTCAGTCGATCATTTATGATGTCTGCCGGTCCCTCATCCACCACGGGTTCAACAAGATCCTTATCGTGAACGACCACGGCTCCAACATGAAGGTCATCGATCCGGTCATCAGGGCTATCAAGTACGACACAGGGGCATGGATAGGGGTCTCTATGCTCTATGTGGAGAGATACATGGGCCTTGTGGAGGACCTGCTGGATGGCCCGCCCGAAGAGACCCCGGGTTGGCATGCGGGAGAGTATGAAACGTCCATGATCCTGGCCCACGACGAGCGGCTGGTGCGCATGGAGCGGGCCGTCAAGAGCGAGAGGACCAAGACGCCGGGCTACTTGCCCGACTCCTTCATGAAGAAGGACGGTGCGCCGGACGTGGAGTTCGAGGGGTACCATTACTTCGTATTCCCCATGGAACATCGGGAGTTCTCGGACACCGGGCTCATCGGCAACCCGCTTCGCGGAACGAGGGAGAAGGGGCTGGAGGCGTACGAGCGGTTCGCAGATCACCTGGTTCGCGCCCTCAGGGAATTCGAGAAGGTGAAATGGGAGGTGCGCGAGAGGGAGTTCACCCGCCGTGCCCTCGAGTGA
- a CDS encoding Tm-1-like ATP-binding domain-containing protein, whose product MEVSPTKRTVLILATLDTKSEEVRYIKARIEEAGLNTLVMDAGIMGEPRGITPDIPAAHTAQAADTSLETLRKKGVRGLAIEEMLKGVQVLTAKLYGEGRIHGAISLGGAEGGVMAAAAMQLLPPGFPKIIITPLASGLRPFKPFVGIRDIMVMHSLVDIAGVNDISRTVFDNASAAIVGMVKGYRPMEAESRNLVAVTTLGTTEKAMRTISAGLKAAGYQPVVFHSSGVGGQVMEDMIRRGFFLGVVDLCTNEITDHLVGGYHDAGPHRLEAAAQIGVPQVVSTGCVDFFAQGPMNAIPEMWRGRKMYYHNPYFTLVRPSVEEMAKVGETLARKLNGAIGPVRVVLPLRGMSFSGLPGGSTYDPEGDRALFDAIRRELRPDIPIIEVDAHVNEEPFAQRMVTEFLSAAGRR is encoded by the coding sequence GTGGAAGTCTCTCCTACAAAAAGGACGGTTCTCATTCTGGCCACCCTCGATACCAAGAGCGAAGAGGTGCGTTACATCAAGGCGCGTATTGAGGAGGCGGGGCTCAATACTTTGGTCATGGATGCAGGCATTATGGGCGAGCCTAGGGGAATCACCCCAGACATCCCGGCAGCGCACACAGCGCAAGCTGCAGACACAAGTCTTGAGACTCTGAGAAAGAAAGGGGTGCGAGGCCTAGCCATAGAGGAAATGCTCAAGGGCGTCCAGGTCTTGACGGCAAAACTATACGGCGAGGGCCGCATTCACGGAGCCATATCCTTGGGAGGGGCGGAAGGAGGCGTTATGGCGGCCGCAGCCATGCAGCTTCTCCCCCCGGGTTTCCCCAAGATCATAATCACGCCCTTGGCCAGCGGTTTGCGCCCTTTCAAACCCTTCGTGGGAATAAGGGACATCATGGTAATGCATTCGCTCGTCGACATCGCCGGTGTCAACGATATCAGCCGCACAGTTTTCGACAACGCGTCGGCCGCTATCGTCGGCATGGTCAAGGGGTACAGGCCCATGGAGGCCGAGAGTCGAAACCTGGTGGCGGTCACCACACTGGGGACCACAGAAAAGGCGATGCGCACCATTTCGGCAGGTCTCAAGGCCGCGGGATATCAACCCGTTGTTTTTCATTCCAGCGGAGTGGGCGGGCAGGTGATGGAGGACATGATCCGACGTGGGTTCTTTTTAGGAGTTGTTGATCTGTGTACCAACGAGATCACCGACCATCTGGTCGGGGGATATCACGATGCTGGCCCTCACCGATTGGAGGCCGCTGCCCAGATAGGGGTGCCGCAGGTAGTCTCGACGGGCTGCGTGGACTTCTTTGCGCAAGGGCCCATGAACGCAATCCCAGAGATGTGGCGCGGCCGAAAGATGTACTATCACAACCCTTACTTCACCCTCGTCCGGCCGTCAGTGGAAGAGATGGCGAAAGTGGGAGAGACGCTAGCGCGGAAGCTCAATGGGGCAATAGGGCCAGTGAGGGTGGTTTTGCCCCTGAGAGGGATGAGTTTTTCGGGGTTGCCTGGTGGCAGTACATATGACCCAGAAGGAGATCGAGCCTTGTTCGATGCAATAAGAAGGGAGCTACGGCCAGACATCCCTATAATAGAGGTTGACGCACACGTGAACGAGGAGCCATTTGCTCAGCGGATGGTCACGGAGTTCCTGTCCGCCGCAGGAAGACGCTGA
- a CDS encoding DeoR/GlpR family DNA-binding transcription regulator — protein sequence MYPFERREKILERLRVSGRITIGNHARLLGVSISTLHRDLKELEKEGIIRKVRGGAVLAESGRIDTHFDIRMKSRVEQKEEIARKAAAIIRDDSSIFLDHSSTTVFLAREISKRTYRNLIVLTNSLVTPTELMEKKGVQVLLTGGAVEAEFKALSGRWVVDAFQRINLHQIFVSVGAISPEQGLMTQVPFIHELLPALFEGMREINVLVDSSKFHKIGIFQLAPLRPGMTIFTDRELPWETKAQLEKKGVKVIL from the coding sequence ATGTATCCGTTTGAACGGAGGGAGAAAATCCTCGAGAGGCTAAGGGTTTCCGGGAGAATCACCATCGGCAATCACGCGCGACTACTTGGGGTATCAATCTCTACTCTCCACCGTGACTTGAAGGAATTGGAGAAGGAAGGAATCATCCGGAAGGTCCGCGGGGGAGCCGTACTGGCGGAGTCTGGAAGGATCGACACCCATTTCGACATTCGCATGAAAAGCAGAGTGGAACAGAAGGAGGAGATAGCGCGCAAGGCCGCGGCTATCATCCGGGACGATTCGTCCATCTTCTTGGACCACTCTAGCACTACAGTCTTTCTGGCTCGCGAAATATCGAAACGAACTTACAGAAATCTTATTGTACTCACCAATTCTCTGGTAACCCCCACTGAGTTGATGGAAAAGAAAGGAGTGCAGGTGCTCCTGACGGGTGGCGCTGTGGAAGCTGAGTTCAAGGCCTTGTCCGGGAGATGGGTCGTGGATGCCTTCCAGAGGATAAACCTGCACCAAATTTTCGTCTCGGTAGGGGCTATCTCTCCGGAGCAGGGACTTATGACGCAGGTCCCTTTTATCCACGAGCTTCTCCCCGCCCTCTTTGAAGGCATGAGGGAGATTAACGTGCTGGTGGACAGCTCAAAATTCCACAAGATCGGTATTTTCCAGTTAGCGCCACTAAGGCCGGGAATGACCATTTTTACGGACAGGGAGCTACCATGGGAGACGAAGGCCCAACTCGAGAAAAAAGGGGTAAAAGTAATCCTTTGA
- a CDS encoding MFS transporter, producing the protein MGLLLGVVFLSIPPALSELKAIYRASYTEISVLVSSLLWSHAAVQIPAGMIADRWGIRRTLLMSLMCIGVGNAIPGFLPELGLAIVGRAISGVGTGLSFVTVMKMIALHAPGGRTGSYQAFFAGFFSLGSILAYLAIPTLIRYAWNCSYLVPALWSVPLAAYLMRLPLKASAPSSPPSVPLGHVLRIPLGWILGVYHAISYGSMLSLGNWIPSLLAEVSGDTATQLAWGGALVMLVSGLGRLSGGFVLLRCSPLLIANASMAIISVLFLCLFLIPIHMPVLILALSAAWFSSINFGAFFHLASHAALPQSLGTFFGFINFLANLGTILFTLMFGWVKDATGSFSWGFGLMACLSFLSFLLGHGPLERHSSEPPRAFSAS; encoded by the coding sequence ATGGGCCTACTCCTGGGCGTAGTATTTTTGAGTATCCCACCGGCTTTGAGCGAGTTAAAGGCTATCTACCGGGCTTCCTACACTGAAATCTCGGTGCTGGTCAGCTCATTGCTCTGGTCTCACGCAGCAGTTCAGATCCCTGCTGGGATGATCGCAGACAGATGGGGTATACGAAGGACCCTGCTCATGAGTCTCATGTGCATAGGGGTGGGAAACGCGATCCCGGGCTTTTTGCCTGAGTTGGGTTTAGCCATAGTGGGGCGGGCCATATCGGGTGTCGGAACTGGCCTGAGCTTCGTGACCGTTATGAAAATGATTGCCCTTCACGCGCCGGGTGGACGCACGGGAAGCTATCAGGCGTTTTTTGCGGGTTTCTTCTCCTTAGGCAGCATTTTGGCATACCTTGCCATCCCTACCTTAATCCGCTATGCCTGGAATTGCTCGTATCTGGTCCCTGCGCTGTGGAGCGTCCCCCTTGCGGCATACTTGATGAGACTGCCCTTGAAGGCTTCCGCGCCGAGTTCGCCACCATCTGTCCCCCTTGGACACGTCCTCCGGATCCCACTGGGTTGGATCTTGGGGGTTTATCATGCCATCTCATACGGCTCAATGCTAAGTTTAGGAAACTGGATACCTTCACTGCTGGCGGAAGTCTCGGGAGACACAGCAACGCAGCTCGCCTGGGGCGGGGCATTGGTCATGCTTGTGAGCGGTCTGGGACGTCTTTCTGGTGGCTTCGTGTTGCTCAGGTGCTCGCCGTTGCTCATCGCCAATGCGTCTATGGCAATAATCAGCGTACTCTTTCTCTGTCTTTTTCTCATCCCGATCCATATGCCCGTCCTGATCCTCGCCCTATCCGCAGCATGGTTCTCTTCCATCAATTTTGGTGCCTTTTTTCACCTGGCCTCTCACGCCGCTCTCCCCCAGTCATTAGGCACTTTCTTCGGCTTTATCAATTTTCTGGCCAACCTCGGCACCATCCTATTTACCCTCATGTTCGGGTGGGTCAAGGATGCGACAGGCTCCTTCTCATGGGGGTTTGGGCTCATGGCTTGCCTGAGCTTTCTCTCCTTTCTATTAGGACATGGGCCACTGGAAAGGCACTCTTCGGAACCTCCTCGAGCCTTCAGCGCATCATGA